One Desertibacillus haloalkaliphilus DNA window includes the following coding sequences:
- a CDS encoding response regulator transcription factor: MDIEAKILIVDDEERIRRLLRMYLERENYIVEDAENGEMALEMALEKDYDLILLDIMMPGMDGVEVCQELRKTKATPIIMLTAKGEEANRVQGFEVGTDDYIVKPFSPREVVLRVKALLRRSSSTKFLQTDTGTKDVLVFSHLTIDNDAHRVTVNDSEINLTPKEYELLLYLAQSPDKVFSREQLLKDVWNYDFFGDLRTVDTHIKRLREKLNKVSTEAANMISTVWGVGYKFEVAKE; encoded by the coding sequence ATGGACATTGAAGCTAAAATTTTGATCGTAGATGATGAGGAGCGTATTCGTCGTTTATTAAGAATGTACCTTGAACGTGAGAATTATATTGTAGAAGATGCCGAGAATGGTGAGATGGCCCTAGAGATGGCTTTAGAAAAAGACTACGATTTAATTTTATTAGATATTATGATGCCAGGTATGGATGGTGTAGAGGTTTGTCAGGAACTAAGAAAAACGAAGGCAACACCGATCATTATGTTAACAGCCAAAGGTGAAGAAGCGAACCGTGTGCAAGGATTTGAAGTTGGAACTGATGATTACATCGTTAAACCATTCAGTCCAAGAGAAGTCGTTCTACGTGTTAAAGCATTATTAAGACGATCATCTTCAACTAAATTCCTGCAAACGGATACGGGCACTAAGGACGTTCTTGTCTTTTCACACTTAACAATTGATAATGATGCACACCGCGTTACAGTTAATGATTCAGAAATAAACTTAACACCAAAAGAATATGAGTTGCTGCTATATTTAGCGCAATCTCCAGATAAAGTTTTCTCAAGAGAACAATTGCTAAAAGATGTTTGGAACTATGACTTTTTTGGGGATTTACGAACAGTTGATACCCATATCAAGCGTTTACGAGAAAAGCTAAATAAAGTCTCAACGGAGGCAGCGAACATGATATCTACCGTGTGGGGAGTTGGCTATAAATTCGAGGTAGCGAAAGAATAA
- a CDS encoding DUF1657 domain-containing protein, which translates to MTVASQVKQCLSSLKGIEASLGAFALKSEDEEARKVFHETCLQTRRVIADIENRVGEMEREEPQYKGF; encoded by the coding sequence ATGACAGTAGCATCACAAGTAAAACAATGTTTATCAAGTTTAAAAGGAATTGAAGCAAGCTTAGGAGCCTTTGCTCTTAAAAGTGAGGATGAAGAAGCGCGTAAGGTTTTTCACGAGACTTGTTTGCAGACACGACGTGTTATTGCGGACATTGAAAACAGAGTTGGCGAGATGGAACGAGAAGAACCCCAATACAAAGGTTTTTAA
- a CDS encoding D-alanyl-D-alanine carboxypeptidase family protein — translation MFYKTAIIMLSILLLVTVVPTNTSANVSVSAQTAILMEQESGRMLYGKHEHRQMRIASITKIMTAILAIESGKMEETVTVSDFASGTEGSSLYLKPGEKILLEDLVYGLMLRSGNDAGVAIAEHVGGSLEGFVYLMNEKADEIGMDNTVFSNPHGLDDHEEHYSTAYDMALLTQYAMKNDKYRDISSTETYRAPQEGEEWDRIWKNKNRLLTQLYKHSTGGKTGYTKRAKRTLVSTATKDDVDLIAVTLNAPSDWQDHMSLFNWAFENYELEDLVKEGVIKGIKDDFYRDNVSAAYTFSYPLTELEKDMVEKNITLYRPPEDEDVNEWGVPQPVGKMTVTLDNETIANVPLFYTAPDGEEGEKSFWTKLKEMFFFTIGVKSFD, via the coding sequence ATGTTTTATAAAACTGCCATCATTATGCTTTCAATTTTATTATTAGTTACGGTGGTTCCCACGAACACATCAGCAAACGTGTCAGTATCGGCACAAACTGCCATTTTAATGGAACAGGAATCGGGACGGATGTTGTATGGGAAACATGAACACCGCCAAATGAGAATTGCTAGTATTACTAAAATTATGACAGCAATTCTAGCGATTGAGTCTGGGAAAATGGAGGAGACAGTAACGGTGAGTGACTTTGCTTCTGGTACTGAAGGGTCATCGCTTTATTTGAAACCAGGTGAAAAAATTTTATTAGAGGATCTTGTATATGGATTGATGCTACGATCAGGAAATGATGCTGGTGTTGCGATTGCAGAGCATGTAGGTGGGAGCTTAGAGGGCTTTGTGTATTTAATGAATGAAAAGGCTGATGAAATTGGCATGGATAACACCGTATTCTCAAATCCTCATGGTCTTGATGATCATGAAGAGCACTACTCTACTGCTTATGATATGGCGCTTCTTACGCAATACGCGATGAAAAATGACAAGTATCGTGATATTTCTTCAACAGAAACCTATCGTGCCCCTCAAGAAGGAGAGGAATGGGATCGCATCTGGAAAAATAAAAACCGTCTATTGACCCAGCTTTACAAGCATTCAACGGGAGGGAAAACAGGGTATACGAAACGTGCTAAACGTACGTTGGTATCAACGGCAACAAAAGATGACGTTGATTTAATTGCGGTTACGCTAAATGCCCCAAGTGATTGGCAAGATCATATGAGCCTCTTTAATTGGGCATTTGAAAATTACGAGCTTGAAGACTTGGTTAAAGAAGGGGTCATTAAAGGGATTAAAGATGATTTTTATCGTGACAATGTAAGTGCAGCCTATACTTTTTCTTATCCATTAACTGAACTTGAAAAAGACATGGTTGAAAAAAACATTACGTTATACCGTCCGCCAGAGGATGAAGATGTAAATGAGTGGGGGGTTCCACAGCCTGTCGGGAAGATGACGGTAACGTTAGATAACGAAACGATTGCCAATGTCCCATTGTTTTATACCGCCCCTGATGGTGAAGAAGGTGAAAAAAGTTTTTGGACTAAACTTAAGGAAATGTTCTTTTTTACCATTGGAGTGAAGAGTTTTGATTAA
- the spoVAC gene encoding stage V sporulation protein AC — MSDQKKKNLTPVQQEYQKFASEHEIKRPVLKNCLKAFFVGGFVCLLGQFVSMFFIHYFDFTESTAGNPTIAVMIFISTMLTGFGVYDRIAQFAGAGTAVPVTGFANSVASAAIEHRTEGYVLGVGGNMFKLAGSVIVFGTFAAFVIAIIKTMLIQWGGL, encoded by the coding sequence ATGTCAGATCAAAAGAAAAAGAATTTAACACCAGTTCAACAAGAATATCAAAAATTTGCAAGTGAACATGAAATTAAACGACCGGTATTAAAAAATTGCTTGAAGGCATTTTTTGTTGGTGGTTTTGTTTGCTTGCTTGGACAGTTTGTTTCAATGTTCTTTATCCATTATTTTGATTTTACGGAAAGTACAGCTGGTAATCCTACTATTGCTGTGATGATTTTTATTTCTACGATGTTAACTGGGTTTGGGGTATATGATCGCATTGCACAATTTGCAGGGGCAGGTACCGCTGTGCCAGTAACGGGATTTGCTAATTCAGTTGCGTCCGCTGCGATTGAGCACCGTACAGAAGGTTATGTTCTTGGTGTCGGTGGGAATATGTTTAAACTTGCAGGATCTGTGATCGTTTTTGGAACGTTTGCAGCATTTGTGATTGCAATTATTAAAACAATGCTTATCCAGTGGGGAGGGTTGTAA
- the resA gene encoding thiol-disulfide oxidoreductase ResA, with protein MKKKRLLMRTTILSIIGVALAYTFYANFFDDTEVVNAGEEAVNFALTDLDGNRVELADLRGKGVFLNFWGTYCPPCEEEMPYMESQYQAYKDQGVEIIAVNVDEPELSVQRFVDRHNLTFPIVIDRGSNVLDAYGIRPLPTTILIDEHGTVVRKHIGGMTERDVQSFMEEIKPES; from the coding sequence ATGAAAAAGAAACGATTGTTAATGCGTACCACGATTTTAAGTATTATAGGGGTTGCATTAGCTTATACCTTTTATGCAAACTTTTTTGATGACACAGAGGTTGTAAACGCAGGTGAAGAAGCAGTGAACTTTGCGTTAACCGACCTAGATGGGAATCGAGTCGAATTAGCCGATTTACGAGGCAAAGGGGTGTTTCTAAATTTTTGGGGAACCTATTGTCCTCCTTGTGAAGAAGAGATGCCGTACATGGAAAGTCAATATCAAGCCTACAAGGACCAAGGTGTTGAAATTATCGCTGTAAACGTTGACGAACCAGAATTATCGGTACAGAGGTTTGTCGATCGTCATAACCTAACATTTCCGATTGTTATCGACCGAGGCTCTAATGTTCTCGACGCTTATGGTATTCGTCCATTACCGACAACGATTTTAATCGATGAACACGGAACGGTCGTTCGGAAGCATATCGGTGGGATGACTGAAAGGGATGTTCAATCGTTTATGGAAGAGATCAAACCTGAGTCTTAA
- the spoVAE gene encoding stage V sporulation protein AE gives MIFLSAFIVGGLICVIGQLLMDVVKLTPAHTMSTLVVTGAILDGLGLYEPLIDFAGAGATVPITSFGNSLVHGAMAEAEQHGLIGVITGIFEVTSAGISAAIIFGFIASLIFRPKG, from the coding sequence ATGATCTTTTTATCGGCTTTCATCGTTGGTGGATTGATTTGTGTGATTGGTCAACTGCTCATGGATGTCGTGAAGTTAACCCCAGCTCATACGATGAGTACACTTGTTGTAACTGGCGCGATATTAGATGGATTGGGGCTTTATGAACCACTAATTGACTTTGCTGGAGCAGGGGCAACAGTCCCGATTACTAGTTTTGGGAATTCGCTCGTCCATGGTGCCATGGCTGAAGCAGAGCAACACGGACTCATTGGTGTTATTACCGGGATTTTCGAAGTCACAAGTGCCGGGATTTCGGCCGCAATTATTTTTGGATTTATTGCCTCATTAATTTTTAGACCAAAAGGGTAG
- a CDS encoding pseudouridine synthase has product MERLQKVIAQAGVTSRRKAEVLIQEGKVKVNGQVVRELGVKVTPNKDEIEVNGVPIDREEPVYFLLYKPTGVLSSVSDDRGRKVVTDFLEVEQRVFPVGRLDYDTSGLLLLTNDGEFANQLMHPTFKIDKEYIAKVKGIPERTALKKLEKGIELEDGKTAPARIKFISGNRKKDTAIIQITIHEGRNRQVRRMFEAIGHPVQKLKRERYGSLDLRGLNPGDVRELKPIEVKHIRELAVTQKSKS; this is encoded by the coding sequence ATGGAACGATTGCAAAAGGTCATTGCCCAAGCTGGTGTGACATCAAGACGAAAAGCAGAGGTTTTAATTCAAGAAGGTAAGGTAAAAGTCAATGGACAGGTGGTTCGAGAATTAGGAGTTAAGGTGACTCCAAACAAAGATGAAATTGAAGTAAATGGTGTGCCGATTGACCGGGAAGAACCGGTTTATTTTTTGCTTTACAAACCAACTGGGGTACTATCAAGTGTAAGTGATGATCGTGGACGGAAAGTTGTGACAGACTTTTTAGAAGTCGAACAGCGTGTGTTTCCCGTTGGAAGGTTAGATTATGATACATCCGGGCTCTTATTACTTACAAACGACGGTGAGTTTGCTAATCAACTGATGCACCCTACATTTAAAATTGACAAAGAATATATTGCAAAAGTAAAAGGTATCCCTGAACGTACAGCTCTTAAGAAGTTAGAAAAAGGGATTGAGCTCGAAGATGGGAAGACAGCGCCAGCACGGATAAAATTTATCTCGGGAAATAGAAAGAAAGATACTGCGATTATACAGATTACTATTCATGAAGGACGAAACCGTCAAGTTCGCCGGATGTTTGAGGCGATTGGTCATCCAGTGCAAAAGCTAAAGCGTGAGCGTTACGGTTCCCTTGATTTGAGGGGGTTAAATCCAGGGGATGTTAGAGAGCTAAAACCGATAGAGGTTAAGCATATTCGGGAATTAGCTGTCACACAAAAGTCAAAAAGCTAA
- a CDS encoding nucleoside recognition domain-containing protein yields MINVIWMAMILIGVAFAAINGRMEELNEAVFEGAKEAVTICFGLISILVFWLGLMRIAQVAGLLNGLAKVMRPLATRLFPDVPNDHPAMGYILSNMTANMFGLGNAATPMGIKAMEQLKELNGGKDSASRSMITLLAINTASITLIPTTVISIRMSYDSVSPTEIVGTTLMATTCSTVAAILIDRYFYYRRLRKGRG; encoded by the coding sequence TTGATTAATGTCATATGGATGGCGATGATCCTTATTGGTGTCGCCTTTGCAGCCATAAATGGGCGTATGGAAGAACTAAATGAAGCAGTATTTGAAGGGGCAAAAGAAGCTGTTACGATTTGTTTTGGGTTAATAAGTATTTTAGTGTTCTGGTTAGGGTTAATGAGGATTGCCCAAGTTGCTGGATTGTTGAATGGGTTGGCAAAGGTGATGCGGCCACTTGCTACACGATTATTTCCAGATGTGCCAAATGACCACCCAGCTATGGGGTATATTTTATCAAATATGACAGCAAATATGTTCGGTTTAGGCAATGCAGCGACACCCATGGGAATCAAAGCGATGGAGCAATTGAAGGAATTAAATGGAGGGAAAGATAGTGCTAGTCGGTCAATGATTACCTTACTAGCAATCAACACCGCCAGTATTACCCTTATTCCGACAACGGTGATTTCGATTCGAATGAGTTATGATTCTGTCTCTCCTACTGAAATTGTCGGGACGACGCTCATGGCAACTACATGTTCGACAGTTGCTGCTATCTTGATTGACCGTTACTTCTATTATCGACGATTACGTAAAGGGAGGGGATAG
- a CDS encoding DUF1657 domain-containing protein, whose protein sequence is MTVATQVKQTLAGLKSAQASLETFALQTENKQAKQMFQSMAQQTQGIVDTITPRMQEIEQEEPQYKQQ, encoded by the coding sequence ATGACTGTAGCTACTCAAGTAAAACAAACGTTAGCAGGGTTAAAAAGTGCACAAGCTAGCTTAGAAACATTTGCTTTACAAACAGAAAATAAGCAGGCTAAACAAATGTTTCAAAGCATGGCTCAACAAACGCAAGGGATTGTAGACACAATCACACCACGTATGCAGGAAATTGAACAAGAGGAGCCACAGTACAAACAACAATAA
- the ccsB gene encoding c-type cytochrome biogenesis protein CcsB, with the protein MVAISSNLLLVAFFTYLAATIAFAVSVTGKKWRNRDGEMKGNRWGTFGFIFSIVAFLFSMGYFILRWIAGGHAPVSNMFEYTAFLGIMMGLAFIIIYAIYRSNILGLFTMPIVMLIIAYASLFPSDIAPLIPALQSYWLKIHVITTALGQGILAIGFVAGLIYLIRTLDFTQSNKKTFSLELVLFLLLSVFGYIVISYGFNAANYEANFSYINENEVEAEVTYNLPALIGPNEAQLLTEDRFSPLITMPGWIKAWDLNTVIWSLLTGVVLYWLIRLIFRKRIGAIIQPLLKGVSPQKVDEVSYRAIAIGFPVFTLGGLIFAMIWAQIAWTRFWGWDPKEVWALITFLFYAAYLHLRLSKGWHGEKSAWLCVIGFAIIMFNLVFVNLVIAGLHSYA; encoded by the coding sequence ATGGTAGCAATAAGTAGTAACCTGTTATTGGTTGCCTTTTTTACCTATCTCGCTGCGACAATTGCTTTCGCTGTTTCTGTGACAGGGAAAAAATGGCGAAATCGTGACGGTGAAATGAAAGGAAACCGCTGGGGGACGTTTGGTTTTATTTTCTCGATTGTAGCGTTTCTGTTTTCAATGGGGTATTTTATCCTGCGCTGGATTGCAGGCGGACATGCCCCTGTAAGTAATATGTTTGAATATACGGCTTTTCTAGGGATTATGATGGGATTAGCCTTTATCATTATATATGCGATATATCGCTCAAATATACTCGGTTTATTTACAATGCCAATCGTCATGTTAATTATCGCTTATGCATCGCTGTTTCCGAGTGACATTGCTCCACTCATCCCAGCGCTGCAAAGTTATTGGTTGAAGATTCATGTCATTACAACGGCACTTGGACAAGGGATCTTGGCGATCGGATTCGTTGCTGGTCTGATTTATTTAATTCGAACGTTAGACTTTACACAGTCGAATAAAAAAACGTTCTCATTAGAATTGGTTTTGTTTTTACTACTTAGTGTCTTCGGCTATATTGTGATTAGCTATGGTTTCAATGCTGCAAACTATGAGGCGAATTTTTCGTATATCAATGAAAATGAAGTAGAAGCAGAGGTCACCTACAATCTACCTGCTTTGATCGGTCCAAATGAAGCTCAATTATTAACTGAGGATCGTTTCTCACCATTGATCACGATGCCGGGTTGGATCAAAGCATGGGACTTGAACACGGTGATTTGGTCATTGCTTACTGGTGTCGTCTTGTATTGGCTAATACGATTAATTTTCAGAAAACGAATTGGGGCGATTATTCAACCGCTACTAAAAGGGGTTAGCCCACAAAAGGTTGATGAAGTTAGTTATCGAGCCATCGCGATCGGTTTCCCGGTCTTTACATTAGGAGGCCTTATCTTTGCGATGATCTGGGCACAGATTGCTTGGACAAGGTTCTGGGGATGGGATCCGAAAGAAGTATGGGCATTAATTACATTCCTGTTCTATGCCGCATACTTACATTTACGTTTGTCAAAAGGCTGGCATGGAGAAAAATCAGCGTGGTTATGTGTGATCGGGTTTGCGATTATCATGTTTAATCTAGTATTTGTTAACCTTGTCATCGCCGGTTTACATTCATATGCCTAA
- a CDS encoding DUF421 domain-containing protein: protein MPGWIEVALRSFVGILIIMFATRLFVRKSLAQATYFEALAIFVIGIIVAIGSVMLNINIGFLLTALFVWILIPYLVGILSLKSKTFRNLVGGQGIPIIKDGKVLEDNMKKQRYTSDDLLKQLRTRNVFNVADVEFAVLEPTGELNVLLKKQKQPLTPMDLQVPVAPIKEPQTVIMDGKILDEPLATMGFNRRWLEGEVDKQGAAIENVYLGQIDSYGQLTLDLFDDKLKVPAPVEKPMLLSTIKKCQADLEGFALATDSQKIKKMYEHSAKEMQDVMQKLSPYLRD, encoded by the coding sequence ATGCCCGGTTGGATTGAAGTAGCCTTACGTTCATTTGTCGGTATTCTCATTATTATGTTTGCGACAAGATTGTTTGTACGAAAATCATTAGCTCAAGCCACCTATTTTGAAGCTCTTGCTATCTTCGTAATCGGGATCATCGTTGCCATTGGATCAGTAATGTTAAACATTAATATTGGCTTCTTATTAACAGCATTGTTTGTATGGATTCTCATACCTTATCTTGTCGGTATCTTATCACTGAAAAGTAAGACGTTCCGTAACCTTGTCGGTGGTCAAGGTATACCGATTATAAAAGATGGAAAAGTTTTAGAAGATAACATGAAAAAACAACGATATACATCTGATGATCTACTCAAGCAATTGCGTACGAGAAATGTATTTAATGTAGCGGACGTCGAGTTTGCCGTTCTTGAGCCGACAGGTGAGTTGAATGTGCTCTTAAAAAAGCAAAAGCAACCATTAACACCGATGGATTTGCAAGTCCCTGTAGCGCCCATTAAGGAACCGCAAACTGTGATTATGGATGGAAAGATTCTTGATGAACCGTTAGCAACGATGGGGTTTAATCGAAGGTGGTTGGAAGGTGAAGTTGATAAACAAGGGGCGGCCATCGAAAATGTCTATTTAGGACAAATTGATTCCTATGGACAATTAACGCTTGATTTATTTGATGATAAATTGAAAGTACCTGCGCCGGTTGAAAAGCCAATGTTACTATCAACCATAAAAAAATGTCAGGCTGATTTAGAGGGGTTCGCATTAGCGACAGATTCTCAAAAAATAAAGAAAATGTATGAACACAGTGCTAAAGAGATGCAAGATGTGATGCAGAAATTGTCACCTTATTTACGTGATTAA
- a CDS encoding spore maturation protein, producing MSWLTVISIWLIPLLICFVLVYGTAKRVPTYETFVEGAKEGFGMAVSIIPYLVGMLVAISVFRASGAMEFFIDLMKPMLQMIGVPSEIVPLALIRPISGTGALGMTSDLIATYGPDSFIGRLASTMQGSTDTTFYVLTVYFGAVGIKKMGDALKVGLLADLVGVIAAIVIVTLVFGS from the coding sequence GTGTCATGGCTCACTGTGATCTCGATTTGGTTGATTCCCCTCTTGATTTGCTTCGTACTCGTGTATGGAACGGCAAAGAGAGTTCCTACTTATGAGACGTTTGTTGAAGGGGCAAAAGAAGGTTTTGGGATGGCCGTATCAATTATTCCATATTTAGTCGGAATGTTAGTGGCCATCTCTGTCTTCCGTGCGTCAGGCGCAATGGAATTTTTTATTGATTTGATGAAACCAATGTTACAAATGATTGGTGTCCCATCAGAGATTGTCCCACTTGCGTTAATTCGCCCTATTTCTGGGACAGGCGCACTAGGGATGACATCAGATTTAATTGCGACATATGGTCCTGATTCATTTATTGGGAGGCTCGCTTCTACGATGCAGGGGAGCACAGATACAACGTTTTATGTGTTAACCGTTTATTTTGGAGCGGTCGGAATCAAGAAAATGGGAGATGCCCTTAAAGTTGGACTGCTAGCTGATTTAGTAGGCGTTATTGCAGCGATTGTGATTGTAACGCTTGTCTTTGGTTCATAA
- the spoVAD gene encoding stage V sporulation protein AD: MLVGHRTWSFPNRPVIISTGTVGGPFEANGNIPNDFDTLHADLWLGQDSYEKAQKVLMEEASTKAIEKAYLNKEDIQFCLAGDLINQLTPTSFACRTLATPYLGLFGACSTSMEGLALSAFIVNHGGAKYILTGSASHNAANEKQFRYPTEYGAQKPPTAQWTVTAAGTAIVSNQGSGPVITSATIGRVVDMGISDPFNMGGAMAPAAVDTIEAHLKDLNIDADYYDLIATGDLGHIGHPIASDLLEKHGLKLSQEQFQDCGLMIYREGQPVLAGGSGSGCSAAVTYGHLLNRMKKGEFKRILIVATGALLSPLSFQQKETIPCIAHAVSIEAGGEND; this comes from the coding sequence ATGTTAGTTGGGCACCGCACATGGTCATTTCCGAATCGTCCGGTTATTATCTCGACGGGGACGGTAGGTGGTCCTTTTGAAGCGAATGGCAATATTCCAAATGATTTTGATACGTTGCATGCCGATCTATGGTTAGGACAAGACTCCTACGAGAAGGCTCAGAAAGTACTTATGGAAGAAGCATCAACTAAAGCCATTGAAAAGGCCTACTTAAATAAAGAGGATATTCAATTTTGTCTTGCAGGCGACCTCATTAACCAGCTTACACCAACAAGCTTTGCATGTCGAACGTTAGCAACTCCCTACTTAGGTTTATTTGGAGCTTGTTCAACCTCGATGGAAGGATTAGCGCTCAGTGCTTTTATCGTGAATCACGGTGGGGCAAAGTATATTTTAACGGGTTCAGCTAGTCATAATGCAGCGAATGAGAAACAATTCAGATACCCGACGGAATATGGGGCACAAAAACCTCCGACGGCGCAATGGACGGTAACTGCTGCTGGGACAGCGATTGTCTCCAATCAAGGGAGCGGACCTGTCATTACATCTGCAACGATTGGTCGAGTCGTTGATATGGGGATTAGTGATCCTTTTAATATGGGAGGGGCAATGGCACCAGCTGCTGTCGATACCATTGAAGCACACCTTAAGGACTTGAATATCGATGCTGATTATTATGATTTGATTGCAACAGGCGATTTAGGTCACATCGGACACCCGATTGCTTCTGATTTATTGGAAAAGCATGGGCTAAAGCTGTCTCAAGAACAGTTTCAAGATTGTGGCTTAATGATTTATCGGGAAGGACAACCTGTATTAGCCGGAGGTAGTGGCTCGGGTTGCTCAGCTGCGGTTACTTACGGACACCTCCTAAACCGAATGAAAAAAGGTGAATTTAAGCGAATCTTAATTGTTGCTACAGGTGCATTGTTATCACCACTTTCGTTTCAACAGAAGGAAACGATCCCATGTATCGCACATGCCGTCTCGATTGAAGCTGGAGGTGAGAATGATTGA
- the resB gene encoding cytochrome c biogenesis protein ResB yields the protein MDKVKCECGHVNPHGTIICESCGKPLEDEKKQLLNMRYEGVARRSQTYNQSIIDKIWNFFSSVKVGIGIIIVLLIASSIGTIFPQEMYINPTLNPADHYAEEYGVAGQIYYQLGFHNLYGSWWYMLLIAALGVSLIICSLDRVVPLYRALKTQRVTRHENFLKRQRIFGRSTVKDSQEELAKAKETLVEKKYKISEENGNLVAEKGRFSRWGPYVNHIGLIIFLLGAMLRYFPGMYVDDFVWIREGETVVIPGTDSEFYLENEKFLVELYDEDDEVFGEAMRQSGAPVVKTYETQAVLYQRDDSGTIGETGELIEVDRHNIRVNDPFKFSGFALYQVDYKLNELSEMSFDLVQKDSGESFGRIDIDLYDPQPEYDLGDGYKVKVLDYFPNYFFNDDGEPSTRSRIPDNPAFIFEMITPDYPDGEYSFVAIQQNLEPFGENDYRLAFANIDTSHVTALTVRKDYTLGFLIVGGIIFMFGLVQGSYWAHRRIWIQHQHGEVWIAAHTNKNWNSLMKEISEVLKPTTLTMPVDQVEQEEKQEEKQLEEKAPKEDTTDGSNK from the coding sequence ATGGATAAAGTGAAATGTGAATGCGGACATGTTAATCCTCATGGGACAATCATTTGTGAATCATGTGGTAAGCCGTTAGAGGATGAAAAGAAGCAACTATTAAATATGCGCTATGAGGGGGTTGCTCGTAGGTCGCAAACGTATAATCAATCCATTATTGATAAGATATGGAATTTTTTCTCTTCAGTCAAAGTAGGGATAGGGATTATTATCGTTCTATTAATTGCTTCGTCAATTGGAACGATTTTTCCACAAGAAATGTATATCAACCCAACGTTAAATCCAGCTGACCATTATGCAGAGGAATATGGCGTTGCTGGTCAGATTTATTATCAACTCGGCTTTCATAACTTATATGGCTCATGGTGGTACATGCTGTTAATTGCAGCGTTAGGTGTATCGTTAATTATTTGTAGCCTTGATCGTGTCGTTCCGTTGTATCGAGCTTTAAAGACGCAACGTGTTACACGCCATGAAAACTTCCTTAAGCGTCAACGGATTTTCGGACGCTCGACTGTCAAGGATTCCCAAGAAGAGTTGGCGAAAGCGAAAGAAACGTTAGTGGAAAAGAAGTATAAGATCTCTGAAGAAAATGGGAATTTAGTTGCCGAGAAAGGGCGCTTTTCTCGGTGGGGCCCATATGTGAACCATATTGGACTTATTATCTTTTTATTAGGTGCGATGTTACGCTATTTTCCGGGGATGTATGTGGATGATTTTGTTTGGATCCGTGAAGGGGAGACCGTTGTCATTCCAGGAACAGATAGCGAATTTTATCTTGAAAATGAAAAATTTCTCGTTGAGCTTTATGATGAGGATGATGAGGTTTTTGGAGAGGCGATGCGACAGTCAGGTGCTCCAGTTGTAAAAACATATGAAACCCAAGCTGTCCTTTATCAAAGAGATGACTCCGGTACGATTGGAGAGACGGGGGAACTGATTGAAGTGGACAGACACAACATTCGAGTGAATGATCCATTTAAGTTTTCTGGATTCGCCCTTTATCAAGTCGATTATAAATTGAATGAGCTAAGTGAAATGAGTTTTGATTTGGTTCAGAAGGATAGTGGAGAATCATTTGGGCGTATTGATATTGATTTATATGACCCGCAACCAGAATATGACCTTGGAGATGGCTATAAAGTCAAAGTACTTGACTACTTCCCAAATTATTTCTTTAATGATGACGGAGAGCCATCAACACGGTCACGAATTCCTGATAATCCAGCATTTATATTTGAAATGATTACACCTGATTATCCAGATGGTGAGTATAGCTTTGTTGCTATACAGCAAAACTTAGAACCATTTGGTGAAAATGATTATCGGTTAGCTTTTGCGAATATCGATACGAGTCATGTTACAGCTCTAACGGTACGTAAAGACTACACACTAGGATTTTTAATTGTCGGTGGGATTATTTTTATGTTCGGACTCGTTCAAGGCTCTTATTGGGCACACCGTCGAATCTGGATCCAGCATCAACATGGAGAAGTTTGGATTGCCGCTCATACAAATAAAAACTGGAACTCATTAATGAAAGAAATTAGTGAAGTGTTGAAACCGACAACTTTAACGATGCCAGTGGACCAAGTCGAACAAGAGGAAAAACAAGAGGAAAAACAATTGGAAGAAAAAGCGCCTAAGGAGGATACAACGGATGGTAGCAATAAGTAG